In Nostoc sp. UHCC 0926, a single genomic region encodes these proteins:
- a CDS encoding ABC transporter ATP-binding protein gives MAKFQDIVNYFRSDWKLGLFSVATSGIYEIIDLVVPYAIGQILNVLSGQPLDKPLESAIAIVSDITNYPVNKLLSLGVLLGLIFVVTVVRAPTQPWLTVWFHWDITFRSRRKKTEAAIAKILTLPLEFYDENNPGRIAGRVARGVENHTWAYPEIAGQLIPKLVRVLGIFVFILVIEWRIAILYLISFVIILSFSLKDLQQLIRDESRLNKYAENTESRNSELITNIKTVKAFATEARELKRQKQRLDRELMIIDYRIHKGYVKLATWQRTIIQLCVFTILGLTLAATIDGRISLGHFVMTLTLSSMAYAELEPITNLAEVFARRYSSMLRFHEFLQEPTASDSDSLLEESKQAESPYKFTGKVEFSHLSFGYDANRQVLQNINLLIEPYQTVALVGRSGSGKSTLVKLLLRYFEPQEGQILIDGQDIRTLDVGKYRRRLAIVHQEVDVFNGTILDNLTYGRPDASLEQVQEACRIARVDEVVQHLPQGYYTIVGERGVRLSGGQRQRLGIARALLVKPDVLVFDEATSSLDYESERSIQLAMRSIQGTCTTIVIAHRLSTVREADKIVVLEQGKIVEVGSHNELLRHEGIYRRLHSLQETGELLS, from the coding sequence ATGGCCAAATTTCAAGATATTGTCAATTACTTTCGCTCTGACTGGAAGCTAGGTCTTTTTAGTGTTGCGACATCCGGCATTTACGAAATCATTGATTTGGTTGTCCCTTATGCGATCGGACAGATTTTAAACGTTTTGTCTGGTCAACCTTTGGATAAACCACTTGAAAGTGCGATCGCAATTGTTTCAGACATCACCAATTACCCAGTTAATAAACTTCTATCTTTGGGTGTATTACTGGGTTTAATTTTCGTTGTCACCGTAGTGAGAGCGCCAACACAGCCCTGGTTGACTGTTTGGTTTCACTGGGATATAACTTTCAGGTCGCGTCGAAAGAAAACCGAAGCAGCCATCGCCAAAATTCTTACTCTCCCACTGGAATTTTATGACGAAAATAACCCCGGACGCATTGCCGGAAGAGTAGCTAGAGGTGTTGAGAACCACACTTGGGCGTATCCCGAAATCGCTGGACAGTTAATTCCTAAACTGGTTCGTGTACTGGGAATTTTTGTGTTTATTTTGGTGATTGAGTGGCGAATTGCGATTTTATATCTAATTTCCTTTGTAATTATTCTCAGCTTCAGCTTGAAGGATTTACAGCAATTGATTAGGGATGAAAGTCGTCTGAATAAATATGCAGAGAATACCGAAAGCCGCAATTCTGAACTGATCACCAATATCAAAACGGTGAAAGCATTTGCTACAGAAGCTAGGGAACTGAAACGGCAAAAGCAACGTTTAGATCGTGAATTAATGATCATTGATTATCGCATCCACAAAGGTTATGTGAAACTGGCTACTTGGCAAAGAACCATAATTCAGTTATGCGTGTTTACTATCCTGGGTTTGACTTTAGCAGCAACAATAGATGGAAGAATTTCTCTTGGTCACTTTGTCATGACCTTAACTCTTTCCAGCATGGCATATGCCGAATTAGAACCTATTACTAACTTGGCAGAAGTTTTCGCCCGTCGTTACTCTTCCATGCTGCGGTTTCACGAATTTCTCCAAGAGCCAACTGCATCTGATTCAGATAGTCTTTTAGAAGAGAGCAAGCAGGCAGAATCACCTTATAAATTTACTGGAAAAGTTGAGTTTTCACACCTCAGTTTTGGATATGATGCTAACCGTCAAGTTTTGCAAAATATTAACTTGTTGATTGAGCCATACCAAACAGTGGCATTAGTGGGGCGTTCCGGCTCTGGTAAGTCTACTTTAGTGAAATTGTTGTTGCGATATTTTGAACCTCAAGAAGGTCAAATTTTGATTGATGGTCAAGATATTCGCACTTTGGATGTGGGTAAATATAGACGGAGATTAGCGATCGTTCACCAAGAAGTAGACGTTTTTAACGGTACTATATTGGATAATCTCACCTACGGTAGACCAGATGCCAGCTTGGAGCAGGTTCAGGAAGCCTGTAGAATTGCCAGAGTCGATGAAGTAGTGCAGCACTTACCCCAAGGTTATTACACCATCGTAGGAGAACGAGGTGTCAGGTTATCTGGAGGACAAAGACAACGCTTGGGAATTGCCAGGGCGTTGCTAGTCAAACCAGACGTCCTAGTTTTTGACGAAGCTACCTCTAGCTTAGATTATGAGTCTGAGCGTTCGATTCAGCTAGCGATGCGATCAATTCAGGGCACTTGTACCACCATCGTGATTGCCCACCGTCTAAGCACAGTGCGAGAAGCAGATAAAATTGTGGTTCTGGAGCAAGGAAAGATTGTAGAAGTGGGTAGCCACAATGAACTCTTGCGTCACGAGGGTATTTACCGCCGCTTGCACTCCCTGCAAGAAACAGGAGAACTTCTGAGTTAA
- a CDS encoding DUF6816 family protein gives MLVMKVIWSFCLLVLFLLWSGEALAGELSQRLANFPQWEKLTSVQPASGDLVYPEWMAGSWQVTSTLVDLVAPLAPDIVTPGFEGNRRQLNQPVSFVVRFVKEQPHVSGLKIFPQIDYKSPILIADRAFNSLNLARAYLGDEAVLLVKVDPDSPNRQITFLRNSHQLVSIVTARATETAPNGKFITTEVFQQLFKGGSRPYFNSVESTTAYHKLPTANLAIEADQVTAVYLSPQDPDYFKAGSRPVALYRYRLEFVPAQMPTTSKESFKPISP, from the coding sequence ATGCTTGTAATGAAGGTAATTTGGAGTTTTTGCTTGCTGGTTTTATTCCTATTGTGGAGTGGCGAAGCTCTTGCAGGAGAGTTGTCTCAACGGTTAGCAAATTTTCCCCAATGGGAAAAATTAACTTCAGTGCAACCGGCTTCGGGTGATTTGGTTTACCCTGAATGGATGGCTGGTTCTTGGCAAGTTACGAGTACGTTGGTGGATTTAGTTGCACCTTTAGCACCAGATATCGTTACGCCAGGGTTTGAAGGTAATCGCCGACAATTAAATCAGCCTGTGAGTTTTGTAGTAAGATTTGTGAAAGAGCAACCACATGTTTCTGGGTTAAAAATATTTCCTCAGATAGATTACAAATCCCCAATTTTAATCGCAGATAGAGCGTTTAATAGCTTGAATTTGGCACGGGCTTATTTAGGGGATGAAGCAGTGTTATTAGTTAAAGTAGATCCAGATTCACCTAATCGTCAGATTACATTCTTGCGTAACAGTCACCAACTAGTTTCCATTGTGACTGCACGGGCCACAGAAACTGCCCCTAATGGCAAGTTCATCACTACAGAAGTGTTTCAACAACTATTTAAAGGCGGTTCACGCCCCTATTTCAACTCTGTAGAATCTACCACTGCTTATCATAAACTACCAACAGCTAATCTGGCGATTGAGGCAGATCAAGTTACTGCTGTCTATCTTTCACCCCAAGATCCAGATTACTTTAAAGCTGGTTCTCGACCTGTTGCCCTCTATCGCTATCGCCTAGAATTTGTCCCAGCGCAAATGCCTACTACTTCAAAGGAGTCATTTAAACCTATTAGCCCTTGA
- a CDS encoding carbon dioxide-concentrating mechanism protein CcmK, producing the protein MTLALGMIEVYGVPTAVEAGDAMCKAARITLVGYENTDLGRITVLIRGVVGEVNVAVTAALKAVLGVNGGEVISYHIIPRPHENLEYVLPIHRSANVEQFSADIRFPPPLSV; encoded by the coding sequence ATGACATTGGCATTAGGCATGATTGAAGTTTATGGCGTTCCCACAGCAGTAGAAGCGGGAGATGCCATGTGTAAAGCTGCCCGTATCACCCTTGTTGGTTATGAAAATACTGATTTGGGACGAATTACCGTGTTAATTCGGGGGGTTGTGGGCGAGGTAAATGTGGCGGTAACAGCAGCACTAAAGGCGGTTCTGGGAGTTAACGGCGGCGAGGTGATTTCTTATCATATTATTCCCCGCCCCCACGAAAATTTAGAATATGTTTTACCGATTCATCGCAGCGCTAATGTGGAGCAGTTCAGTGCAGATATCCGATTTCCTCCACCCCTATCAGTTTAG
- a CDS encoding ChuX/HutX family heme-like substrate-binding protein, translating to MSTTLKEFLAACETLGTLRLIVTSSAAVLEARGKLEKLFYAELPKGKYANMHTEGFEFHLNMDKITQVKFETGEAKRGNFTTYAIRFLDEKQEPALSLFLQWGKPGEYEPGQVETWQALREQYGDIWQPLPAEI from the coding sequence AGCTTGTGAGACTCTGGGAACATTGCGTCTAATTGTCACTAGCAGCGCTGCTGTATTAGAAGCAAGGGGTAAGCTAGAAAAGTTATTTTATGCAGAATTACCAAAGGGTAAATATGCGAATATGCACACCGAAGGCTTTGAGTTTCACTTGAATATGGACAAAATTACTCAAGTGAAATTTGAAACAGGTGAAGCGAAAAGGGGTAATTTTACAACCTATGCTATCCGGTTTTTAGATGAGAAACAGGAGCCTGCTTTAAGCCTATTTTTGCAATGGGGTAAACCGGGAGAATATGAACCAGGACAGGTTGAAACTTGGCAAGCTTTACGGGAGCAATATGGAGATATTTGGCAACCTTTACCAGCAGAAATTTAA